The proteins below come from a single Salvelinus fontinalis isolate EN_2023a chromosome 1, ASM2944872v1, whole genome shotgun sequence genomic window:
- the ascc1 gene encoding activating signal cointegrator 1 complex subunit 1 isoform X2 has protein sequence MEILRPSLINISGRVYRRNTIKEYQYEEGEEDDSYMGPPASEPFDEDEEFCDSHSIEQTDKGFSCAIDVPSVLYKYIIGRKGETRRRLEADTKTDINIPKQGVEGQIVITGSQKAAVSSAVTRVELLVQSFRKKQPFTHFLSFALNHPQVQDGFLRFKEEVLEQCSQDHGVDGSIFQNPAKLHLTVGTLALLNDLEVTQACKQLQHCQDFIKTITEGKPLPLEVTGIEYMNDDPAMVDVLYAKVQVKDGSDKLQAIVERLVDHFVSSGLMVREWDRVKLHGTVMNTLFRKAASAEAAGGRQNMKEREAFDARNILKVRGERGSFQVDWTCRDE, from the exons ATGGAAATCTTACGTCCATCATTGATCAACATAAGTGGAAGAGTATACAGAAGAAATACCATCAAAGAATACCAGtatgaagagggggaagaggacgACTCCTACATGGGACCACCAG CTAGTGAACCGTTTGACGAAGACGAAGAGTTCTGTGACAGCCACTCCATAGAACAGACTGACAAAGGTTTCAGCTGTGCCATTGATGTCCCAAGTGTTCTTTACAa ATACATCAtcgggaggaaaggagagacacGTAGAAGACTAGaggcagacacaaagacagacatcAACATTCCTAAACAAGGAGTGGAAGGGCAGATCG TGATCACTGGCTCCCAGAAGGCCGCGGTGTCCTCTGCCGTGACTCGTGTCGAGCTCCTGGTTCAGAGCTTTCGCAAGAAGCAGCCGTTCACCCACTTCCTGTCGTTCGCTCTTAACCACCCTCAAGTTCAGGATGGATTCCTGAGGTTTAAAGAGGAGGTGTTGGAGCAGTGTTCtcag GACCACGGAGTAGATGGAAGCATCTTCCAGAACCCTGCTAAGCTCCATCTGACAGTCGGCACCCTGGCTCTGCTGAACGACCTGGAAGTGACTCAAGCATGTAAACAACTCCAGCACTGTCAGGACTTTATCAA GACCATCACAGAAGGGAAGCCTCTCCCGTTGGAGGTGACAGGGATTGAGTACATGAACGATGACCCAGCCATGGTGGATGTCCTGTATGCCAAGGTCCAAGTCAAAGATGGTTCGGACAA GCTGCAGGCCATTGTGGAGCGGCTGGTGGACCACTTTGTTTCCTCAGGGCTGATGGTCAGAGAATGGGACAGAGTGAAGCTGCACGGCACAGTGATGAACACTCTGTTCAGGAAGGCGGCTTCAG CCGAAGCCGCAGGAGGAAGGCAGAACATGAAAGAGCGGGAGGCCTTCGATGCCAGGAACATAttaaag
- the ascc1 gene encoding activating signal cointegrator 1 complex subunit 1 isoform X3 has protein sequence MEILRPSLINISGRVYRRNTIKEYQYEEGEEDDSYMGPPASEPFDEDEEFCDSHSIEQTDKGFSCAIDVPSVLYKYIIGRKGETRRRLEADTKTDINIPKQGVEGQIVITGSQKAAVSSAVTRVELLVQSFRKKQPFTHFLSFALNHPQVQDGFLRFKEEVLEQCSQDHGVDGSIFQNPAKLHLTVGTLALLNDLEVTQACKQLQHCQDFIKTITEGKPLPLEVTGIEYMNDDPAMVDVLYAKVQVKDGSDKLQAIVERLVDHFVSSGLMVREWDRVKLHGTVMNTLFRKAASAEAAGGRQNMKEREAFDARNILKFQRFL, from the exons ATGGAAATCTTACGTCCATCATTGATCAACATAAGTGGAAGAGTATACAGAAGAAATACCATCAAAGAATACCAGtatgaagagggggaagaggacgACTCCTACATGGGACCACCAG CTAGTGAACCGTTTGACGAAGACGAAGAGTTCTGTGACAGCCACTCCATAGAACAGACTGACAAAGGTTTCAGCTGTGCCATTGATGTCCCAAGTGTTCTTTACAa ATACATCAtcgggaggaaaggagagacacGTAGAAGACTAGaggcagacacaaagacagacatcAACATTCCTAAACAAGGAGTGGAAGGGCAGATCG TGATCACTGGCTCCCAGAAGGCCGCGGTGTCCTCTGCCGTGACTCGTGTCGAGCTCCTGGTTCAGAGCTTTCGCAAGAAGCAGCCGTTCACCCACTTCCTGTCGTTCGCTCTTAACCACCCTCAAGTTCAGGATGGATTCCTGAGGTTTAAAGAGGAGGTGTTGGAGCAGTGTTCtcag GACCACGGAGTAGATGGAAGCATCTTCCAGAACCCTGCTAAGCTCCATCTGACAGTCGGCACCCTGGCTCTGCTGAACGACCTGGAAGTGACTCAAGCATGTAAACAACTCCAGCACTGTCAGGACTTTATCAA GACCATCACAGAAGGGAAGCCTCTCCCGTTGGAGGTGACAGGGATTGAGTACATGAACGATGACCCAGCCATGGTGGATGTCCTGTATGCCAAGGTCCAAGTCAAAGATGGTTCGGACAA GCTGCAGGCCATTGTGGAGCGGCTGGTGGACCACTTTGTTTCCTCAGGGCTGATGGTCAGAGAATGGGACAGAGTGAAGCTGCACGGCACAGTGATGAACACTCTGTTCAGGAAGGCGGCTTCAG CCGAAGCCGCAGGAGGAAGGCAGAACATGAAAGAGCGGGAGGCCTTCGATGCCAGGAACATAttaaag